From Streptomyces sp. NBC_00775, one genomic window encodes:
- a CDS encoding nuclear transport factor 2 family protein yields MTQRVELATVMDRFAVDGLVTEYAVTVDDGDWEAYRGLFAPDGRADYRSAGGIEGDAAQVAGWLAQSMQLFPMRQHLIVNRRVRFGVLDQDTGDTARVQADYINPMRFAGHDGGSTAPDFVCGGRYAFGLVRTDDGWRLRHVVVQEKWRRTPQKHHEPAAT; encoded by the coding sequence ATGACGCAGCGTGTGGAGCTCGCGACCGTGATGGACCGGTTCGCCGTGGACGGACTCGTCACCGAGTACGCGGTGACGGTGGACGACGGCGACTGGGAGGCGTATCGGGGGCTGTTCGCGCCGGACGGACGGGCGGACTACCGCTCGGCCGGCGGCATCGAGGGGGACGCGGCCCAGGTCGCGGGGTGGCTCGCGCAGAGTATGCAGCTGTTCCCGATGCGCCAGCATCTGATCGTCAACCGGCGGGTGCGGTTCGGGGTCCTTGATCAGGACACCGGCGACACGGCCCGGGTCCAGGCGGACTACATCAATCCGATGAGGTTCGCGGGACACGACGGCGGATCCACCGCCCCCGACTTCGTGTGCGGCGGCCGTTACGCCTTCGGACTGGTGCGTACGGACGACGGCTGGCGGCTGCGCCATGTGGTCGTCCAGGAGAAGTGGCGCCGCACCCCGCAGAAACATCACGAGCCCGCGGCCACCTGA
- a CDS encoding Imm32 family immunity protein, which yields MRLVSDPGYGEVDLSASAEELSQLASAVAQGEGLLSSTSSPGSDALAGVEVKATSGPGVLIHRDAERQILVISGDSASRAVLAENLRDMATAEDGGHLHIGYFPGHFYLAEGSLPLVVNSPHGGMPTR from the coding sequence ATGAGACTGGTCTCCGACCCCGGGTACGGCGAAGTGGATCTCTCGGCGTCGGCGGAAGAACTTTCGCAGTTGGCAAGCGCGGTGGCCCAGGGCGAGGGGCTGCTCAGCTCCACCTCTTCGCCGGGCAGCGACGCCCTGGCCGGGGTCGAGGTCAAAGCGACTTCAGGCCCTGGCGTCCTCATCCACCGGGACGCAGAGCGGCAGATCCTTGTGATCAGCGGTGACTCCGCCAGCAGGGCAGTACTGGCGGAGAACCTGCGGGACATGGCCACCGCCGAGGACGGCGGTCACCTCCACATCGGCTACTTCCCTGGGCACTTCTACCTCGCCGAAGGGTCACTGCCCCTGGTGGTCAACAGCCCGCACGGGGGCATGCCAACCCGGTGA
- a CDS encoding MerR family transcriptional regulator: MRIGELAAQAGMSRDAIRFYEKIGLVTGRRLANGYRDFPPEAVPWLQYVRTAQTLGFSLAEIARHGEELREAPDAAGALSMLFEQKIQVIDARMAELTILRAELATRVDTGCPLRAVGQPS; the protein is encoded by the coding sequence ATGCGTATCGGAGAGCTGGCCGCGCAGGCGGGCATGAGCAGAGACGCCATTCGGTTCTACGAGAAGATCGGCCTCGTGACGGGTCGGCGGCTGGCCAACGGCTATCGCGACTTCCCGCCAGAGGCGGTGCCATGGCTGCAGTACGTCCGCACTGCGCAGACGCTTGGATTCTCTCTGGCGGAGATCGCGCGGCACGGCGAGGAACTGCGGGAGGCGCCGGACGCCGCGGGGGCACTGTCCATGCTGTTCGAGCAGAAGATCCAGGTCATCGACGCCCGCATGGCCGAACTCACCATCCTGCGGGCTGAACTCGCTACGCGAGTCGACACCGGGTGTCCGTTGCGGGCGGTTGGCCAACCGAGCTGA
- a CDS encoding winged helix-turn-helix transcriptional regulator, with protein sequence MGTTPEPERTATDSGAPDHTAHDNPASDTPAPGRPVRGSATGRPVMAALDLLGRRWTLRVIWELHRGGAPIGFRDLQRRCDGMSSSVLSTRLGELREAGIAAPTAQSAWRLTPLGDDLVTAMGPLLDWSHAWATRAARQ encoded by the coding sequence TTGGGCACGACCCCCGAGCCGGAGCGGACCGCCACCGACAGCGGTGCGCCCGACCACACCGCCCACGACAACCCGGCGTCGGACACCCCCGCCCCCGGCCGCCCGGTACGCGGTTCGGCCACCGGCCGTCCCGTCATGGCCGCCCTGGACCTCCTCGGCCGGCGCTGGACGCTGCGCGTCATCTGGGAACTCCACCGCGGCGGCGCCCCGATCGGCTTCCGCGACCTCCAGCGCCGCTGCGACGGCATGTCCTCCAGCGTGCTGTCCACCCGTCTCGGGGAACTCCGCGAGGCGGGCATCGCGGCGCCGACGGCCCAGTCGGCCTGGCGTCTCACCCCGCTGGGCGACGACTTGGTGACCGCGATGGGGCCCCTGCTGGACTGGTCCCACGCCTGGGCCACGAGAGCCGCGAGACAGTGA
- a CDS encoding carboxymuconolactone decarboxylase family protein produces the protein MKQRIDGVTPPYEPETDRALHRWMPPGVAREPLMLFKVLERHPELASRMRALGAGLLVHGRLGDADRELVIARVAARSGCSYEWGVHMATYAETAGLTPEQVTLTATGTPDDPAWSARQTALLRAVDELHATARVSDAVWSGLREHLGEQEALELLVLAGWYRTIAYVANGARIEEEPWALALPGTPGTPGAPGAPGV, from the coding sequence ATGAAGCAGCGCATCGACGGCGTCACGCCGCCCTATGAGCCCGAGACCGACCGCGCGTTGCACCGGTGGATGCCGCCCGGCGTCGCGCGTGAGCCCCTCATGCTGTTCAAGGTCCTGGAGCGCCATCCCGAACTGGCGTCGCGCATGCGGGCGTTGGGTGCGGGCCTGCTTGTCCACGGCCGACTGGGCGACGCCGACCGCGAGTTGGTGATCGCCCGCGTCGCCGCCCGCTCCGGGTGCTCCTACGAGTGGGGCGTCCACATGGCGACGTACGCGGAGACGGCCGGTCTCACCCCGGAACAGGTCACCCTCACCGCGACCGGTACACCCGACGACCCGGCCTGGTCCGCTCGGCAGACCGCCCTGCTCAGGGCCGTCGACGAACTCCACGCCACCGCGCGCGTGAGCGACGCGGTGTGGAGCGGACTGCGCGAGCATCTCGGCGAACAGGAGGCCCTGGAGCTGCTGGTCCTCGCGGGCTGGTACCGGACGATCGCGTACGTCGCCAACGGGGCGCGGATCGAGGAGGAACCCTGGGCGCTCGCCCTGCCGGGGACGCCGGGGACGCCGGGGGCGCCGGGGGCGCCAGGGGTGTGA
- a CDS encoding undecaprenyl-diphosphate phosphatase has protein sequence MSWFESLILGLVQGLTEFLPVSSSAHLRLTAAFAGWEDPGAAFTAITQLGTEAAVLIYFRKDVGRILAAWFRSLTNKAMRGNHDAQMGWLVIVGSIPIGVLGVTLKDQIEGPFRDLRITATMLIVMGIVIGVADRLAARDETGGKHRAAKQRKTLEDLNVKDGLLYGACQAMALVPGVSRSGATISGGLFMGYTREAAARYSFLLAMPAVLASGTFELKDAAAEGNVSWGPTIFATIIAFGVGYAVIAWFMKFISHKSFMPFVWYRIALGIVIIALVATGGLSPHAAESAG, from the coding sequence ATGTCTTGGTTTGAATCCCTCATCCTCGGACTTGTCCAGGGGCTGACCGAGTTCCTTCCCGTCTCCTCCAGCGCGCATCTGCGGCTGACCGCCGCCTTCGCGGGCTGGGAGGACCCGGGCGCCGCGTTCACCGCGATCACGCAGCTCGGTACGGAGGCCGCGGTACTGATCTACTTCCGCAAGGACGTCGGACGGATTCTCGCGGCGTGGTTCCGCTCGCTCACGAACAAGGCGATGCGCGGGAACCACGACGCGCAGATGGGCTGGCTGGTGATCGTCGGCTCGATTCCGATCGGCGTGCTCGGGGTGACGCTCAAGGACCAGATCGAGGGGCCGTTCCGCGATCTGCGGATCACCGCGACCATGCTGATCGTGATGGGCATCGTCATAGGCGTCGCCGACCGGCTCGCGGCGCGCGACGAGACGGGCGGGAAGCACCGGGCGGCCAAGCAGCGCAAGACACTTGAGGACCTGAACGTCAAGGACGGCCTGCTCTACGGCGCCTGCCAGGCGATGGCGCTGGTCCCCGGCGTGTCCCGGTCGGGCGCGACCATCAGCGGCGGTCTGTTCATGGGCTACACGCGCGAGGCGGCGGCCCGCTACTCCTTCCTCCTCGCCATGCCGGCCGTCCTCGCCTCCGGCACCTTCGAACTCAAGGACGCGGCGGCGGAAGGCAATGTCTCCTGGGGCCCGACGATCTTCGCCACGATCATCGCGTTCGGCGTCGGTTACGCCGTCATCGCATGGTTCATGAAGTTCATCTCCCACAAGAGCTTCATGCCGTTCGTCTGGTACCGGATCGCGCTCGGCATCGTCATCATCGCGCTGGTCGCGACGGGCGGACTGAGCCCGCACGCGGCGGAGTCGGCGGGCTGA
- a CDS encoding Gfo/Idh/MocA family protein, translating into MSTSRTASSPETSPNRPVDPFDGRRIKAAIIGAGAIARGSHYPALARLAEEGETEIVAAVDIAEGAVREFCAEAGIPHAYTDLDRMLEEQRPDLVAICTPPTLHREQTVAALRAGAWVWCEKPPVPTLADFDAVEAEEGTDGGPYASIVFQHRFGSGAQHVRRLIAEQAMGRPLVAHCQTTWYRNADYYAVPWRGRWATEGGGPAMGHGIHQMDLLLDLLGPWSEVRAMAGRLVHDVETEDVSTALVRFASGAMATVVNSVLSPDEVSRIRIDCERATVELTHLYGHSNDNWRITPAPDVPDTEAAAWRDFGADVPSSHLAQLRELVASMRAGERPRSSGADGRTSLELITALYKSAFTDTTVRAGEIGPGDPYYAALHGGAPGWAPAVAEGSSAVVPEVSASAAGQEVPA; encoded by the coding sequence ATGAGCACATCCCGCACCGCAAGCAGCCCCGAGACCTCCCCGAACCGTCCGGTGGACCCGTTCGACGGCCGCCGTATCAAGGCCGCCATCATCGGCGCCGGCGCCATCGCGCGCGGAAGCCACTACCCGGCGCTCGCGCGGCTCGCAGAGGAGGGCGAGACGGAGATCGTCGCCGCGGTCGACATCGCCGAGGGCGCGGTCCGGGAGTTCTGTGCCGAGGCGGGCATCCCGCACGCGTACACCGATCTGGACCGGATGCTCGAAGAGCAGCGGCCCGACCTGGTCGCCATCTGCACCCCGCCGACCCTGCACCGCGAGCAGACCGTCGCCGCGCTGCGCGCCGGCGCCTGGGTCTGGTGCGAGAAGCCGCCCGTACCGACGCTCGCCGACTTCGACGCCGTCGAGGCGGAGGAGGGGACGGACGGAGGCCCGTACGCCTCGATCGTCTTCCAGCACCGCTTCGGCTCGGGCGCACAGCATGTACGGCGGCTGATCGCCGAGCAGGCCATGGGACGTCCGCTGGTCGCGCACTGCCAGACCACCTGGTACCGCAATGCCGACTACTACGCCGTGCCCTGGCGCGGACGCTGGGCGACCGAGGGCGGCGGGCCCGCGATGGGGCACGGCATCCATCAGATGGATCTGCTGCTCGACCTGCTGGGGCCGTGGAGCGAGGTGCGGGCGATGGCCGGACGTCTGGTGCACGACGTGGAGACGGAGGACGTCTCGACCGCCCTCGTCCGCTTCGCGAGCGGCGCGATGGCCACCGTGGTCAACAGTGTCCTGAGCCCGGACGAGGTGAGCCGTATCCGCATCGACTGCGAGCGTGCCACCGTCGAGCTCACCCATCTTTACGGGCACAGCAACGACAACTGGCGCATCACCCCGGCACCGGACGTGCCGGACACCGAGGCGGCGGCCTGGCGGGACTTCGGCGCGGACGTGCCGAGTTCGCACCTCGCGCAACTGCGGGAGCTGGTCGCGAGCATGCGTGCGGGCGAGCGGCCGCGCAGCAGCGGTGCCGACGGGCGGACCAGCCTGGAGCTGATCACCGCGCTCTACAAGTCGGCGTTCACGGACACGACCGTGCGGGCGGGGGAGATCGGCCCGGGAGATCCGTACTACGCGGCGCTGCACGGGGGTGCGCCGGGCTGGGCTCCCGCGGTCGCCGAGGGATCGTCCGCCGTGGTCCCCGAGGTGTCCGCGTCCGCCGCGGGCCAGGAGGTGCCGGCATGA
- a CDS encoding PmoA family protein produces the protein MSTSSGGGLRVVHTHGERITISEVATGVELLSYVYRTEAAWESPKPYLHPLRTLANHVVTDYRPNDHRWHKGLQMTASHLSGQNLWGGNTYVHGKGYLELPERVGSMAHVTFDEVTSSGGRAVITERLTWHPYDGDLWADEERRIEVHDVDPEAGSWALTWTTAVTNRRDEPLRFGSPTTAGREMAGYTGLFWRGPRAFRDGRVIGPDSEGPELMGRQAPWLAYSGEHDGSDGYATLVFAHAPENDHSGSRGAHPAHWFVRNEPFAAVAPSLAFYDELELAPGDTLTRRYRVVVAEGAWERAEVTKYLEAHPW, from the coding sequence ATGAGCACGTCGTCGGGCGGCGGTCTGCGGGTCGTCCACACGCATGGCGAGCGCATCACGATCAGTGAAGTCGCCACCGGCGTGGAGCTGTTGAGTTACGTCTACCGGACCGAGGCCGCCTGGGAGTCCCCGAAGCCGTATCTGCATCCGCTCCGGACGCTGGCGAACCACGTCGTCACGGACTACCGGCCCAACGACCACCGCTGGCACAAGGGCCTCCAGATGACGGCCTCCCACCTCTCCGGCCAGAACCTGTGGGGCGGCAACACATACGTCCATGGAAAGGGATATCTCGAACTCCCAGAGCGCGTCGGATCGATGGCGCACGTCACCTTCGACGAGGTCACCTCGTCCGGTGGCCGCGCGGTCATCACCGAGCGCCTCACATGGCACCCGTACGACGGTGATCTGTGGGCCGACGAGGAGCGCCGCATCGAGGTGCACGACGTCGATCCCGAAGCGGGCTCCTGGGCGCTGACCTGGACCACCGCGGTCACCAACCGCCGCGACGAGCCGCTGCGCTTCGGCAGCCCCACCACCGCCGGGCGGGAGATGGCGGGCTACACGGGCCTGTTCTGGCGCGGGCCGCGAGCCTTCAGGGACGGGCGGGTGATCGGGCCCGACTCCGAAGGGCCCGAGCTCATGGGGCGGCAGGCGCCGTGGCTCGCGTACTCGGGGGAGCACGACGGCTCCGACGGATACGCGACCCTCGTCTTCGCACACGCCCCCGAGAACGATCACTCCGGTTCCCGAGGCGCGCACCCGGCCCACTGGTTCGTCCGCAACGAACCCTTCGCCGCCGTCGCCCCGTCGCTCGCCTTCTACGACGAACTGGAACTCGCGCCCGGCGACACCCTCACCCGCCGCTACCGGGTGGTCGTCGCCGAGGGGGCCTGGGAGCGCGCGGAGGTCACCAAGTATCTGGAGGCGCATCCCTGGTGA
- a CDS encoding cupin domain-containing protein, with protein MSDPVTGFTGLPGAVAVSHLCVYDWPAADGVSGGTPHLHLTCSEAYVVTGGRGAVQTLTTSGYEVTPLVPGTVAWFTPGTIHRLVNEDDLRITVLMQNNGLPEAGDAVLTLPPEYLNDPETYAAATVIPADVSEEEQARVARARRDLALEGYRALRAADGPEPLAAFHRAAATLVRPRLAEWRERWRRGAEAAASATGDQLDRLERGDTSHLGDAVVRAEQPSAYGKFGMCGRLDVYKGTV; from the coding sequence GTGAGCGACCCCGTCACCGGGTTCACCGGACTTCCGGGAGCGGTCGCCGTCTCGCACCTGTGCGTGTACGACTGGCCGGCGGCCGACGGCGTGTCCGGCGGAACTCCCCATCTGCACCTCACCTGTTCGGAGGCGTACGTCGTCACCGGCGGGCGCGGTGCCGTTCAGACACTGACGACGTCCGGGTACGAGGTCACACCGCTCGTGCCCGGTACCGTCGCGTGGTTCACGCCCGGCACGATCCACCGGCTCGTCAACGAGGACGATCTGCGCATCACCGTCCTCATGCAGAACAACGGTCTGCCGGAGGCGGGCGACGCGGTCCTCACGCTGCCTCCGGAGTACCTGAACGACCCGGAGACGTACGCGGCCGCGACCGTGATCCCGGCGGACGTGTCCGAGGAGGAGCAGGCGCGGGTTGCCCGGGCCCGGCGCGACCTCGCCCTGGAGGGCTACCGGGCGCTGCGTGCCGCGGACGGGCCCGAGCCGCTCGCCGCGTTCCACCGGGCCGCCGCCACGCTGGTGCGGCCCCGCCTCGCCGAGTGGCGCGAACGATGGCGGCGCGGGGCCGAGGCGGCCGCCTCGGCCACGGGGGACCAGCTCGACCGGCTGGAGCGGGGCGACACGTCCCACCTCGGCGACGCCGTCGTTCGGGCCGAACAACCGTCCGCGTACGGCAAGTTCGGGATGTGCGGGCGGCTCGACGTCTACAAGGGCACCGTCTAG
- a CDS encoding winged helix-turn-helix transcriptional regulator yields MKDARPCSIADTLALVGEKYSLLVLREVSLGATRFDQLVRNIGAPRDVLTARLKRLVDAGVLEKVEYSDRPKRYEYRPTQAGLELEPVLLTLMAWGDRHLQEGGFRPMVLEHICGNELVPQVVCRECGKEVEHDDLTAHPQSPGWTATGPAAA; encoded by the coding sequence ATGAAGGACGCCCGCCCTTGCTCGATCGCCGACACGCTCGCCCTCGTCGGCGAGAAGTACTCCCTGCTCGTGCTGCGCGAGGTGTCGCTCGGCGCCACACGCTTCGACCAGCTGGTACGCAACATCGGCGCCCCGCGCGACGTGCTGACGGCACGGCTCAAGCGGCTCGTCGACGCCGGCGTACTGGAGAAGGTGGAGTACAGCGACCGCCCCAAGCGCTACGAGTACCGGCCCACGCAGGCCGGGCTGGAGCTGGAGCCGGTCCTGCTGACGCTCATGGCGTGGGGCGACCGGCATCTCCAGGAGGGCGGCTTCCGCCCGATGGTGCTGGAGCACATCTGCGGCAATGAACTGGTCCCGCAGGTCGTCTGCAGGGAGTGCGGCAAGGAGGTCGAGCACGACGACCTGACGGCCCATCCGCAGTCCCCGGGCTGGACGGCGACGGGACCCGCCGCGGCGTAG
- a CDS encoding thiolase family protein, producing the protein MRDAVIVEAVRTPVGKGKPNGSLAHVHPVELLAHTLRTLVERSGIDPALIDDVIGGTVDQVGEQAMNTTRYAVLSAGFPETVPATTVDRQCGSSQQAVHFAAQGVMSGAYDMAVACGVESMSRVPMWSNVPAGKDPFGPGVAERYPEGLVPQGISAELIAAKWGISREEMDTFAVGSHHKAAAAWSNGLFEAEVAPLEGVTRDECVRPASTTEILAGLKPAYYDATFGERFPQIDWSVTPGNASPINDGASAVLITSSETAARLGLRPIARLHSFAVTGSDPLLMLTGVIPATEKVLRKAGLTLGDIDLFEVNEAFAAVVLAWQQETGADLSKVNVHGGAIAIGHPLGASGTRLTTTLVHAMRARGARYALQTMCEAGGLANAMVLEAV; encoded by the coding sequence ATGCGTGACGCCGTGATCGTCGAAGCCGTACGCACCCCCGTCGGCAAGGGCAAGCCGAACGGCTCCCTCGCCCATGTCCACCCCGTGGAACTCCTCGCCCATACGCTGCGCACCCTCGTCGAGCGCTCCGGCATCGACCCCGCGCTGATCGACGACGTCATCGGAGGCACCGTCGATCAGGTCGGCGAGCAGGCCATGAACACCACCCGGTACGCCGTGCTCTCCGCGGGATTCCCCGAGACGGTGCCCGCGACCACGGTGGACCGCCAGTGCGGCTCGTCCCAGCAGGCCGTGCACTTCGCCGCGCAGGGCGTCATGTCGGGCGCGTACGACATGGCGGTCGCCTGCGGAGTGGAATCGATGAGCCGCGTACCGATGTGGTCGAACGTGCCGGCGGGCAAGGACCCCTTCGGACCCGGGGTCGCCGAGCGCTACCCGGAAGGCCTGGTGCCGCAGGGCATCAGCGCGGAACTCATCGCCGCCAAGTGGGGCATCTCGCGCGAGGAGATGGACACCTTCGCGGTCGGCTCGCACCACAAGGCGGCCGCGGCCTGGAGCAACGGTCTGTTCGAGGCCGAGGTCGCGCCCCTGGAGGGGGTGACCCGCGACGAGTGCGTCCGGCCCGCCAGCACCACGGAGATACTCGCCGGGCTCAAGCCCGCCTACTACGACGCCACCTTCGGCGAACGCTTCCCGCAGATCGACTGGTCCGTCACGCCGGGCAACGCGAGCCCCATCAACGACGGCGCCTCCGCCGTCCTCATCACGTCGAGCGAGACCGCGGCCCGCCTCGGCCTGCGCCCCATCGCCCGGCTGCACAGCTTCGCCGTCACCGGCTCCGACCCGCTGCTGATGCTCACCGGCGTCATCCCCGCCACCGAGAAGGTGCTGCGCAAGGCCGGCCTGACCCTCGGCGACATCGACCTCTTCGAGGTGAACGAGGCCTTCGCGGCCGTCGTCCTCGCCTGGCAGCAGGAGACGGGCGCCGATCTGTCCAAGGTCAATGTGCACGGCGGAGCGATCGCGATCGGCCACCCGCTCGGCGCGAGCGGCACCCGTCTGACGACCACCCTCGTCCACGCGATGCGGGCCCGCGGAGCCCGCTACGCGCTGCAGACGATGTGCGAGGCGGGCGGGCTCGCCAACGCGATGGTGCTGGAAGCGGTGTAG
- a CDS encoding TVP38/TMEM64 family protein — MLDATIRSGGTATATPRATAMELVIASDLAIAPDLTVAAHAADALEAATAPVSLAARCTRVLLSPWSRLSLLLVLLAAAASSVLLFEPQRLLADGWPPQLGGAAAAVAFAVAYGLCTVAFVPRPLLNLAAGALFGSELGLGTALAGTVLGAGVAFGLGRILGQDALRPLLRARWLKAADGQLSRHGFRSMMVARLFPGVPFWAANYCAAVSRMGWLPFLVATALGSIPNTAAYAVAGARASSPTSPAFLIAMGFIAVPALVGTVVAWRKRHHLRGH, encoded by the coding sequence ATGCTCGATGCCACCATCCGCTCTGGGGGCACCGCCACGGCCACTCCCCGCGCCACAGCCATGGAGCTCGTCATCGCCTCTGACCTCGCCATCGCACCGGATCTCACCGTCGCGGCACACGCTGCCGACGCCCTGGAGGCCGCCACCGCTCCCGTGAGCCTGGCCGCCCGGTGCACGAGAGTCCTGCTGTCGCCCTGGTCGCGGCTCTCCCTGCTCCTGGTGCTGCTCGCGGCGGCCGCGTCGAGCGTGCTGCTCTTCGAACCGCAGCGACTGCTCGCCGACGGCTGGCCGCCGCAGCTCGGTGGCGCCGCGGCGGCCGTCGCGTTCGCCGTGGCGTACGGGCTGTGCACGGTCGCGTTCGTGCCCCGGCCGCTGCTCAACCTCGCGGCGGGCGCCCTCTTCGGCTCCGAACTGGGCCTGGGCACCGCGCTCGCGGGCACGGTGCTCGGTGCCGGTGTCGCCTTCGGGCTCGGCCGGATCCTCGGGCAGGACGCGCTGCGCCCGCTGCTGCGCGCCCGCTGGCTGAAGGCGGCGGACGGACAGCTCAGCCGCCATGGCTTCCGCTCGATGATGGTGGCCCGGCTGTTCCCCGGGGTGCCGTTCTGGGCCGCCAACTACTGCGCGGCCGTCTCCCGCATGGGCTGGCTGCCCTTCCTCGTCGCGACCGCGCTCGGCTCCATCCCGAACACCGCCGCGTACGCCGTCGCCGGCGCCCGTGCCTCGTCGCCGACGTCGCCCGCCTTCCTGATCGCGATGGGCTTCATCGCCGTACCGGCGCTGGTCGGAACGGTGGTGGCCTGGCGCAAGCGCCACCACCTGCGCGGTCACTGA
- a CDS encoding DNA alkylation repair protein encodes MGVTASGTSGAQFEVPNSTLADTVLERLTATYAAAADPERAASMRAYMKDIAPFLGLTTPERRALSRTVLQDTARPDEADCTALALRCWELPEREYHYFAVDYLHRHVRRLSSGFLPVARHLVGTVPWWDTVDALASHVVGGLVAADPKLKTDMDAWSEDDDLWVARTALLHQLRYKDATDTERLFGYCVRQSGHPDFFIRKAIGWCLREYAKTDPQAVRDFVARERGRLAPLSVREALKNIGA; translated from the coding sequence ATGGGCGTCACAGCTTCCGGAACGTCGGGTGCGCAGTTCGAGGTGCCGAACAGCACGCTCGCGGACACGGTGCTGGAACGGCTCACCGCCACATACGCCGCTGCCGCCGATCCGGAACGGGCCGCGTCGATGCGCGCCTACATGAAGGACATCGCGCCCTTCCTCGGCCTGACCACGCCCGAGCGCCGCGCCCTGTCGCGGACCGTCCTCCAGGACACCGCCCGCCCCGACGAGGCCGACTGCACCGCGCTCGCGCTGCGCTGCTGGGAGCTGCCGGAGCGTGAGTACCACTATTTCGCCGTCGACTACCTGCACCGCCATGTGCGGCGGCTGTCGTCGGGCTTCCTGCCCGTGGCCCGTCACCTCGTCGGCACGGTCCCCTGGTGGGACACCGTCGACGCACTCGCCTCCCACGTAGTGGGAGGCCTGGTGGCCGCCGACCCGAAGCTGAAGACCGACATGGATGCGTGGAGCGAGGACGACGACCTGTGGGTCGCGCGTACGGCCCTGCTCCACCAGCTCCGCTACAAGGACGCCACCGACACGGAACGCCTCTTCGGATACTGCGTCCGGCAGTCCGGACACCCCGACTTCTTCATCAGGAAGGCGATCGGGTGGTGTCTGCGCGAGTACGCGAAGACGGACCCGCAGGCCGTACGGGACTTCGTCGCCCGGGAGCGGGGGAGGCTCGCGCCGCTGTCGGTGCGCGAGGCGCTCAAGAACATCGGCGCCTGA
- the tuf gene encoding elongation factor Tu has translation MPKTAYVRTKPHLNIGTMGHVDHGKTTLTAAITKVLAERGSGTFVPFDRIDRAPEEAARGITINIAHVEYETDTRHYAHVDMPGHADYVKNMVTGAAQLDGAILVVSALDGIMPQTAEHVLLARQVGVDHIVVALNKADAGDEELTDLVELEVRELLSAHGYGGDSVPVVRVSGLKALEGDPRWTAAIDALLDAVDTYVPMPERYLDAPFLLPVENVLTITGRGTVVTGAVERGTIRVGDRVEVLGAAVDTVVTGLETFGKPMEEAQAGDNVALLLRGVPRDAVRRGHIVSAPGSVVPSSRFTARVYVLSTREGGRTTPVSTGYRPQFYIRTADVVGDVDLGEAAVARPGDTVTMTVELGREVPLEPGLGFAIREGGRTVGAGTVTSVG, from the coding sequence ATGCCCAAGACGGCTTACGTGCGCACCAAACCGCACCTGAACATCGGCACGATGGGTCACGTCGACCACGGCAAGACCACCCTGACCGCCGCCATCACCAAGGTTCTCGCCGAGCGCGGCTCCGGCACCTTCGTCCCGTTCGACCGGATCGACCGCGCCCCGGAGGAGGCCGCCCGCGGCATCACCATCAACATCGCGCACGTCGAGTACGAGACCGACACCCGGCACTACGCGCACGTGGACATGCCGGGCCACGCCGACTACGTCAAGAACATGGTCACCGGCGCGGCCCAGCTCGACGGGGCGATCCTCGTGGTCTCCGCGCTCGACGGGATCATGCCGCAGACCGCCGAACACGTGCTGCTCGCCCGGCAGGTGGGTGTCGACCACATCGTCGTCGCCCTCAACAAGGCCGACGCGGGCGACGAGGAGCTCACCGACCTCGTGGAGCTGGAGGTCCGCGAACTGCTGTCCGCGCACGGCTACGGAGGCGACTCCGTACCCGTCGTACGGGTGTCCGGTCTCAAGGCCCTTGAGGGGGACCCCCGTTGGACCGCGGCGATCGACGCGCTGCTCGACGCGGTGGACACGTATGTGCCGATGCCCGAGCGGTATCTCGACGCGCCGTTCCTGTTGCCGGTGGAGAACGTGCTCACGATCACCGGGCGCGGGACCGTCGTCACCGGGGCGGTCGAGCGCGGCACCATCCGCGTCGGCGACCGTGTCGAAGTGCTCGGTGCCGCCGTCGACACGGTGGTCACCGGTCTGGAGACCTTCGGCAAGCCCATGGAGGAGGCGCAGGCCGGTGACAACGTGGCGCTGCTGCTGCGCGGTGTGCCACGCGACGCCGTCCGCCGCGGGCACATCGTCTCCGCGCCCGGCAGCGTCGTACCCAGTAGCCGTTTCACGGCGCGGGTGTACGTCCTGTCGACGCGCGAGGGCGGTCGTACGACCCCCGTCTCCACCGGGTACCGGCCGCAGTTCTACATCCGCACCGCGGACGTGGTCGGCGACGTCGACCTCGGCGAGGCGGCCGTCGCCCGGCCCGGCGACACCGTCACCATGACGGTCGAGCTCGGCCGCGAGGTGCCGCTGGAGCCCGGTCTGGGCTTCGCGATCCGCGAGGGGGGCCGGACGGTCGGCGCCGGGACGGTGACCTCGGTCGGCTGA